ACAAGATCTGATTAAATAAGGTTTTGGATGTGGAGGTTTGCCTCCCCTGTTGAAAGTATTTAATAAAAATCATGTCATTAATTCGTACCGCTGTGGTTTTTTTATCCCGATAAACATCTTTCTGAGAAATAAGAATGCAGAACGCTGCACCGATAACCGTTTTCTTCAATTTCACACAGGAAAAGGTCTGCAAAACCTGATGCTGTGATCGAATCCCTTCTGCAGTGAAGACAACTGCTCAACTTTTATGTCTTATGTCTTTAGTGAATTCTGAAGAAATTATTCAGTAAACAATAATCTAAATACGCTGAACAGCTCATGTGTTGTAAATGCCTTCGATGCACCTTTGCAGGATAAAGAATTCCCGTCTGTGAGTAGtcaagtgtttttatttgtatttatttgcatTACTGTGGCTTCTTTAAATGCTTTCACTTTACAATTGTTTAGGGAATGAAAATGAACACTAATGTATTTTATCAGAGTTCCACTATATCTGCATGGGCTTCGGACACACTTTCTTTCTTATCTTCATCTCAATACCTCTGGTTACTTGTAGCCATTTTACATTCATGATAGCATCTCTTTAATCATACGTGTGTTGCCTTTAATGTGGTCTAATGTGGCGAGAGCGACCAGAGACTGGACTctaatgctgctgagctgagcttGCATGTAAACCAGCACCTGTACTGTATGTTATTGACCTCACTTTAACACGTCAAAACACTGTAATCACTAGAAATGTACTCTACTTGTGTTTTAAAGCAATGGAGATTATTTAATTTTATGACGGCGGCATGCTGCCTTTCATTGTTATTGTAATGGGTGCTGTATGTTTTCCTCATTaaacattttctcctttatcGCAGATTTGAGATGTTCTTTTTTGATATGAATATATAAACACAGACTGGAACCTCCGATTCCTGTGTCACATAAACAAGCATTTTGACAATACAAAGGCTAGATTTtagaaaaaataatttatttggaataaataaaaataaatataattcaAGTATCCATGTTACAACTCAATCTTTGTGCATGCAGTGATGTTTGCTAGGAGAGATTTCAGAGAAATTCTGTTGTTCTTGTTCAGGTGGCAGTTGGTGATGTTTGTCAGCTGAAACAAAAAAATTCACTGTTAATTTCAGgcacacaaacatggctgcattCAAATGCAAGCGCATTCTCGTTAGTTCTCATTAAAGCTGTGCAGGGTGAATTAGACACATTTATGCCCTGGTTACCTTGTTGTACTGATGCAGCTGTTTGGTGAGTTTGGACTGGTTGAAATTGGTCAAATTCAGGGACTTCTCAGCCAGGCAGAAGAAGTGCTTCTGTGAGAATAAAGGTTCAGTCAGTTGAATTGGATCTGGAGGATCCTGTCGGACGTCCTGCACCAGTGTCCAGGATGCAGCATGAAAAGACTGAAAACTTACCCAACATTTGATCTCTCCATCCCATGGCCTCGCAACCTTAGAAGTCAGGTTCCCTTGTGAAAACTGAAAAGATGAGAACGTCAGTATATTTCCAAACACACATGCTGAgcacaggttgttttttttgcccctTACCGTATTTAACATATTATTTGCATCAGCAAAGATTGACTTGAGCAGCACCTTTGTTTTCGGTGGCGGTATGGAGGCCACGTCCACGATGACAACCATGGCCCCGATCAGTGCCAGACTTTGAATGATGAAGCTCTTCATGACTGTGAGGAAACTGTGGCAGGTAGTCGGCAGTCTGAGTGGACGGCTTGAGTGTGCAGCACCTAATACCGCCTCATTTTTATTATGGCAGCAACACTTTACCCCGTACACGTCAGAGGAAGAGCGCACCAAATAAGGACGTGTCGATCTGATGAATTATCAGATGTTCCATTTGGTGCAGAACCGCGGTTATTAAAAGAGGAATTTAAGTTGATGGGCAGAGGTTACTCAAAGCATCCACGGCTGACCTTCTGGTGAAAAACACAAAGCTCTTAACCTTATTACTTTTACTGATTGTATCTAGTGTGACACCTATATTTGACCCCTACATGGTGCCCGAAACCATACAGATACAGTCAATGAAGGatcacacaccccctccccccctccttccattATTACTACTTGGGTTTTTCCCAGGTACTTTGAAATTGTAACACACGTACGTGTCGGTCATGTAAGTAAGTGGGAGAACTTTTGCGTTTGGCTTTCATCGTACCCACTGCGGACTGGAAACAATATCACCAGAAGGAAAATAAACttaggtgacacaggtgacaacaTCAGGGCAGCTTCAAAGCAAAAAAATGTGATGATTAATCTTTACTTCAGGGGGTTCTTGATATTGCATCATAGAACTATGCTCTGATCAGGGCAGGGAAGAAGCTGACTGCATTTTGCTGCTGATTGCATGTGCATTTATTGGTCTGCTGGTTCAGAATTGCAGTAGAAGGCAATGAGGACATTAGCAACATGTGGCAGAAATAGTTGAGTGGATGAGCTCAGAGTCCTTTCAGTGCTGAAGAAAACAGTCTTCACGGCATTagaagtggggggaaaaaaccaaaccaCTTTTAGATCAAGAGATGCCTTTAAGACTCTAAATGTGTCAGTGGCAGGAGCCTTCCTGTTTAAGAATCTTAAACTCATGCGCTCATAAATCACCTTCAAAGTTCTGAAAACAGATTTCCCGGGCTGATAAATCGAAGATAAACTATCAAAGTGATGAAATAACCAATTCTGGTAAAGCAAAGAGACGCTGTGCAGGCGACAGTGATGTGCAAAATGGATCAGCGGCCTCACCGCCGTTACTGAGGACGTGACCACTGAGAGAAGCAACAGGATGAGCTCGTGCTAAAAATAATACATGTCATCGGTATCAAAAGTATAATCGCTGTGGAGTAACGATAAGAAAAACTGTCTCATTGTCCACATGATTTCAAAAGAGATTGTTCCATGATATGTGCTGATGTTTGAAGCGAAGCCTCATCCTCTAGTCAAGCTTAACCCTGCCAAGTGTTAACGCGCCGGGCCCTGGAACGAGGGGCCGCTTTGCCCCTATTGGGGTCATGGTGAAGATGCACGTAGGGGCGAAGGCAGAGAACACCCCTGGATGGGgcgccagctcatcacagggtcCTAAAATATCATTAAATATCGTCCTTAAGTTCTAACCTGTAGGTTGTTTAAGTGTCGTTGTGTTCAGACGAGGTACGATAATCGATCATTTTGTGAAAAGTGTagaaaaatgaatttatttctgGATCCCGACAGCCAACATGGTTTTCTCTTAGTGTAGTACCAAGCAaacattattatttatattaattaTTAAAACTGATAACAAGgtaaatattgaattttaaTCCAATACgattttcctttatttgctAATTCAAGACCACAGAGCTACAGTTTGggaacagatttttatttatttggttatAGTTAAATAGTAAGCTAATTTGCTAGGttcttttaaaatttaaatattgTCTTAGGATTTTaggaaaatagattttttttaaactaaattgtGCTTTATTGTCATGATAATTGCGCTGACATACATAGTCAAATTTGCCTTTTGCTCAACACTGTTAAGAAAGGAAATGCAGCAACAAACAAACTATAAAGTGTTTTAGGAGGAACAACAAACGGTTTCTAATGTAACCACAAGTGCAGAATGTAAACAATAGTGTGGTGCAGACTGAGTGGCATCAGTATCAGCGACACAAGACTGAATCCATGTCTGGTGgcccgagtgtgtgtgtacgtgtgtgagAGACAGGTCTGGGTTAGAGGCCTGGGGAAGAGTGGAAGATCTGcatgtctgtccgtccgtccgtccgtcttcTTTAACTTGACCAATTTATCCCTGTCgtggtcacggggagggtgctggtGCCAGTTCCTTGCAGCATATGGGGGTTCAGTACCAGCACCTTaaattttcttcacactgtccgacagtCCTTTACATAACTTTTCATTTCTATATATACTCTACAATCTACacagcaatgtacataatagaagagtcttttctttttttctttttagtactttctgtattgtacaccatgggctaccgctgtaacgtgcaattaccccgatgtgggatcaataaagtattttatccttatccttatccttgctcaagggtacctcagcattGCTCTGTCCTGGCACCTTCCCATGCAACCAGAAGAccccctccgcttctcagcccagtccactacagactgagctgccaccgcCGATTTATTTACGAGAGTAAGAATAACCAAACTATTATTTGAATAATTCTGAGTGCGGGCCAGGCGATGGAGGTGCGAGACAAAGAAAGCCAGGCAGCCGCCTCCGACGAGGTGGAGAAACGGCGACACCTAGTGGCGAACTCGCGTCACTGCAGCCGTGACCAGCGAAAGTAAAGCTGCATAGATGCGTAGACAGTTTGTTCGGAACACATCCGGCGGTCGGCCTCAGAAACAACACTTTGTCTTCAGTTAAAAGTCTGCAAAAGCCGCATGTCAGAGGAAAATGTGAGGGTTTTGGAGGGTTTTGTGATTTCGATGCGTTTAGCGAGAAGTGTTTTTCCCCAGGTGGCGACACATTCGTtcagaagaaaacacacatttgatgccAGGAGCGAAGAGGGCCAATAATCACCGGTGAGTATGGATCACTCGCACCAAGAAAGCAGGCAGCCAATAGGAAAGCTCCCAGGATTTAGGCTATATGCGCCATTTTACTGCGTCTACAGCCATCCGGCAAGATGGTCCCCTTGCTTTGTCTGCCCTGACTGGAGTTGTTTCAATATTCCGTGGCCATTCTCGATTCCGTACCGCCGCACATCTGCATATTGGGCTGAACTGGTCCACCTGTGCCTCCAACAGAAGCTGTCTTTGTCATTCGAGAAATGTCGACGGTGAAAAGCCGGTAGGAGCACCTCTAGCCCTGTTTGTTTGGACAATCCGATATTGCATTGATGACTGTGCTACCTTAGCTAACGGCGAGCCTGCCCATTCCAGCCTAATGCCAGATTGCTAGCTAGCCAACTGCGCTAGCCGGAGTGGTCGTAGCCATTAGCCGCGCAACCGGCAATGTTTAATTTCGCACAAACGCAGATTTGCACGGAGACCTACGCCTCCCTGAACTATAGTCAGAGAGCAGTTTGCACGGGCAGGTGGGTTCATTTGTGAAAACTGTCACGACTGCGGCTGTATCGGAGCCATTTGCTAGCCGAGCGTTGCATTGGCACTTTGGATGTTGCCCAACTGCAGTTAGCGCGCGCTGGCTCCTGCCATGGCACGGCCAAGGAGGAAGGCCCGCGGATGCACATCATTCTGTGCACGGCACCGTGCGTGCGAAATGCGGCGTTGTCAAGtcagcttttttattttcctcaacGTTTGCAATATTTGCTAATGATAGCACGTCGAAATGTGGGATCCCCGATCGGCTGGAGAACCAAGTTCCTGTCTGGTCCAAACAGCGAAGGGCTGGCGGACGCGCAGAGGATCGGGCTCCGTTTGGGAAGCAACAGGGGCTTTTCGAACCTTTGTAGGCCCGGTGGCTGCTGACAGGACGCAGGGATCGCTCAGTTTGGATCGCAGCGATCCAATCAGCACGTAATGATGACGCAAAACGGCCGAATAAACAGCGGTGATTCGTGTTGTGCCCTTAACTCGTGAAAGTGAACCGATCACACGTTGCTGTTGTGCAATGTTTGTCATCGATGTGCAGTAATCAGATGCTTGAGCTACGAGTTACAAGTGTAACGTCTGACTTTGAGCCCAATAATGTTTCCTGTGGCGGGTCTAAAATTTGAAGACAGTAAGTTTTGTCCTGCACAGCAATACGGTCCAATAATGctccatttctgctgctgctcggtTTTAAGCAGAGGATTTCAGAATTAGCAGCCTTGTTCTCactttttagtttagttttattGGTTTATCACCACCGTCCTGATTAATCTACTGTATCAATAACAGTTAAAAAGGGCCCTGATGGCAACAATAACCAATAATAACCAATTATAGCACATTATTTAAAAGAGAGACTTAAGGCACCTAAGAGGGGAGATAAAACAACAGTGAAACATCAGCACAATTATGCAGAGACAGCACACATgatcaaaacaaacaagcaacacaCAATATAATCACACACAATGAATCAGCACATCCCATAAACATTCAGCCATCGTGCACAGCCTCCATGGTCATGACACAAATAACACGCAGCCATGTGTTCGTGTGAGCAGGTGGAGTTGCTGACAAACCATCTTTTTTATTGTGGCTGTAAAAGTGGAGTATTTATACCAAGCTTTAATAAGGGTGGGAAGGGAGTGCACGTTTTGTATTTCATTGACACGCACACAGGTGGACGCTCGACACTATTGTTGATGCTGGAAATTATCAAATGTTTCACAGAGGCAAATGTTAAGTGGCAAACAAAGAGTCATTTGATCACAGTCGCACCATATGTGTGACACTGCAAGGTTGTTGTGCTTATTTGGAGGCCGTTTCAGCATGTGTTTATCTATGATTGACCCCGGTTGGCCAAAATATAGGCTGACAACCAGGCTAGAGTCCCAGTTTTGGGGTTGAGTGTTGAAATTCTTGCCTGTTTGTTCAGCAGCGCTCACTCATGTCTAAAAAGTGTCACATCTTCAACTATTTTTGCAGGTGAAATGAGTCTGCCGTTCACTGAATTAAACATGGACCAAAAGGCACAAAGAGCTGAAGAGGTGAGCCTGAAGTTTCTACTTCTATTGTCAACGTTTGTGCCATCGTAACCACGTCTCCCCTGTGCACTCCTCAGCCTGGCAGCTCCAGTGAATTTATGAAGCCCTCATGTTCTCGCAACAAGAGGTGAGGAACCGTCGCCTTCCACGCTGCATCCTTTCAATCGTTCTCTCGTGGAATATCATCGGACAATTATTTGCCCTCTGATTATAGGAAGTGTGCAACTGTAGTGAAACACACTGGACTAGATGAGTCTGACGAGTCCGCCGAGAGCGAAAACGATGGCGCCACCTCTGACAATCCCTCAGATGGCAACACAGGAAGTGGATCCAAAGGTAGGAGTTATTTAAGTATGCCACATTTGCCTGGATGGTTTTAAAACTTAAATGTGTTTAACCTGGTTTAGGCACTTTAGTAATGAGGCCAGCGGGGAATGATAATAAAGGTGCCATGAAGCTCAGAGTGGATTTCAAAAAGAAACATACAGGTGATCATTTTGGTCCCTTTCTTACTTTTTTAAACCAAAAGTTAATGTTCCCATGGAGGCGCACGTCCCTAAATCCTGAACGTGTTCGTCCTCCCTTTGTTTTGCGTGTGTAGCAGATGATACCCTGCAGAAGGTGAGCTGCACCGCCTGCGGAAGGCAAGTGAACCAGTTCCAGAGAAACTCTGTGTACGAGCATCCTGTTCTCAAAGTGCTCATTTGCAAGGTAGGAAAGTTCCGATTTCCTCTCTGATCGAGTTGAGTGACGATGCTCCGCAGTTGTTCCTCACACCCCTGTCTTCTCCCAGTCATGCTACAAGTATTACACAAGCGATGACATCAACAGAGATTCTGATGGGATGGATGAGCAATGCAGGTACGACTTACACCCACTGCTCTGTCAGTGCCGCTTTCATAGCAACAAACCGCGATCTATAGGCTTCTGCTTCCCCAACATCGCTGTAACCTTTCATCTGTAGGTGGTGTGCTGAAGGTGGCAAGCTCATCTGCTGCGACTACTGCAACAATGCCTTCTGCAAGAAGTGCATCCTCCGCAACCTGGGCAGGAAAGAGTTGTCAGTCATTACAGACGAAAATTCAAAGTGGCACTGCTATGTCTGCCGGTCAGAGCCTCTGCAAGACCTGATCTCCAAGTGCAGCAGAGTACTGCGACAAATGCTGGAGAAAGAGGACAGCGAAAACAAAAAGCTCAAGAGCAAACCGGCCAAGGAGCACAAAGCTGTCGTGAATGGAAAAGAAGAGGCTGAAGGTTCAGGGACCATGACCTTCTCCTATAAAAGGCTGCACGTACCCAAAGAACTCTTGAAGAAAGTGAAGAAACTTGTTGAAACGACAACCGGTCTGAACAATACATTCATCCAGTTCATCCAGCAGGCAACCGTCAAGCAGGACGATAGGTCCATCAGGTATCGGCATTTGAAGGCCTTCAAGGCCGTGCTCGCCGATTTGAAAAAGGCCCACTGTAGTTTGGAGGAGGCTTTGATGTGTGAGTTCAGAAACACGGAGGTGCAGAACGGTAATGAAGGCCAAGACGCTATAACGCAGATCAATGATGACGTGGGAAAAGTTAAAGCTGAGAGCATGGAGGTGGATGGGGAGACAGCCGACAGCGCTGATGCcgcagaggagatggagggggagcaGTGTGAGGAGCCCGGCGGAGAACCTTTGGAGCATCtggatgaggagaaggaagagcagcagaacgaggaggaggaggaggaaaagcagcaggatgaggaggcCGAGCAAGACTTGAATGACGAAAAGGTGGCAGATGGCACCGACACGAAAGACTGTCAGTCAGAAACTGAAGTGATGCAGAACCCAGTTAAAACTGAACCGTGTGACGATGAACTTTTGCCAGCTGGTGAAATGTCCCTGGATCATGACATCATGTCTGTCCCCCCTTCGGTTCCTGAAGAGCTCTTTCAGATGGTGGAGAGTCTCGCAGACTCCACCATGCTCCTGCAGAACAACGCCAATTCTTTCTCGGACTCTGAGAAAAACGCTGACAACTTTGAGTCGAATTCTTTAGAAAGTCAGCGCCCTCCGCCCAAGGTCAAGAACCTCATAGTCAAACTGACCCCAGTGCCAGTCGTGACCACTTGTGGATCCAGGTCATCCAGAAGCAAAAACAGGGAGAAAGATGAGGAAACTAAAGTTAAGAAAGAAGAATCTGAGGAGAAGGTGGGGGCCAGTCCTCCAGCCTGCCGCCGCTCCAGTCGAGTAAAAACGACCCCCCTAAGGAAGCAGGCTGAACATATGGCCAGTGAGGAATCCTCCGGGTCAGAGGTCGATGAAAAAAGGAAGGGGAAGGCCAAGCCCTCCAAGAAATCTGGAAGTGCAGAAAAGGAAGATGGCTCACAGATAAAAACGGCAGAATCTGATTCAGATGAAATTCCTCAAGCGCTTCAGGAGAAAGCTGCAGCCGGTCACAGCACAgacgaggagcaggagagcaCCCAGGCTAAGAAGTGTTTGTTCAAATCAAACAACACTTCCACACAGGATGCAGACAAAGCGTCCAAACGCAAACGGAAGTCTGAAAGCTCGGGTTCAGACCCGGAGCAAAAAGTTAAAAAAGtgtccaagaagaagaaacagaaggaTTCGGAGCCCTCGGACTCCGATCTGGAGAAGAAGCCGAAGAGCAGAGCGAGCGCAGCGAAGAAGAGGTCCGAGGGCACCAAGAAAAAAGATGCATCAAAAGAGGAAGATAAGAACTCACCAGAAAGAAGAGCGTCGGATCAGAAAAGGTCTTATGAAAAGAAGCACAGACGAAAAAGCTCCAAAGCAGCCTCGAAGCTGCAGACGTCCTCcagcgaggacgaggaggagctgcaggacggaGGCGATTCTGGAGAGGACAGCGACGTGCAGAAGATCAAACCTattgtggaggaaaatctgTTGGGAGGTGATGGAACATTCCACCAGTCTTCAGGTAAATTCAGCAACGATCATGTTGGTGGCTCCTACATGTGTTAGCGTAGCATTGCTAATTGTGTATTGTTAAATATGGGTTTTGTTATTCACACAAgaatgtgtctgtttttgtgaagctgatgaagctgatgataAAGAGGACATCTCTAAGGTTTGTGAAGACGAGGGCGATGAAGATCCTGAAAACAGGTGTGTAGAAGAGAAGATGGAATTAAAGGAACTTTAGAAACGGAGTCAATCATCAGCCACATTCAAACCTTAAACATAAGCTCCGATTTGAACCCTCACCTGCTGTTTGCTCACTCTAAAAAgtattttaatacatttatgtCTATTTAGGGCCATGATGCTCTTTATTAATACATTTTACAGAAATTGTAAATGTTATGACACAGATTTGCATcagttccttttctttttttctgaagGATTGCAAAGAAAATGCTTCTGGcccaaataaaatcaaattattCTTCTGGAGCTGAGAGCTCTTCTGATGACGAAGCAGAGAACGAAGACCTCAAATCCTccaataaagtaaaaaaagaagatgatgatgatgatgatgatgacagcgACGACAACgaagaagaagcagagcagcagggtaCTATTAATAAACTGACATCTCCTTGGTTGCCCTCCTTCTGTTTGTTACCTGAAGCTGGTTTGCTTCTCTTTTAGAAGCGGAACAATCGGAATCTTCAGGCTCTGATGTGGAAGTGAAGAAACATGGCAGACGCCACAAACTGCTCCGTCATAAGCTCTCGCTGAGCGAGGGCgagtctggagaagagaaaTCTTCAgctaaagagaagaaaaagggggCGAAAAAGTCAAAACAGAAAGGTCGGTTTATTTGATTGAAGTGATGCATCTAAAGTTTTAGTTGGAATTATTCACCAAAAtgctgatcttttttttttcaatcagaGGGTAGTGACAAATCAGAAGAGTCCGAGTATGAGAAATCCGATTCCAGCGAAGAGTCCGGAATAAGCGAGGAGCTGAGTGAATCGGAGAACACCGGGAAACATCGGAAGACGAGGTGGgaaaggaaccccccccccccccaaaaaaacagtcTGGTAATCTCTGGATTAACCACCAGCCTGCTTTAACCACGTCCgtctttctgtctgcagagcTGCCGCCAAAaaggatgaggagaagcagaggagttACAAGCAAAAGAAGAAGCGACGCAGGATTAAAGTTCAGGAATCCTCTTCCAGCAACGAGAAGGTGTTTGAACATTGGCAGCAGCCTGAAATGCTCCGAAAAGTTTGCTTTTCTCGTAGGCGTTGGAGTCCACATAGTGCACGTTTGGGGTCACGCATGACAAACAGAATGTTGTTTGAACCCAGCCCCGAAGCATTTTCTGAGGATTATTGAGGGCAGAATTAATCATAgaaagtattttatttttttcctgaggGCTGAAGATCAGAGAGCTGAACCTGCTGTTTAATTTCCACAGAGCGGCGAGGAAGATGACGAGCAGCAGGACGGAGACGACCGCAAAGGCCGCAAAAAAATCCGCAAAATCCTGAAGGACGACAAGTTGCGAACAGAGACCAGGGATGctctgaaggaggaagaggacaggaggaagcgCATAGCCGAGAGGGAGGAACTCAGGAAGAAACTCCGAGAGGTAAAAGGGTGTTTGAGTTCAGAGACTCTTTGCAGCTGCGCCGGTGCGGATCTGCTTGTTTCACAGGTTCACATGAACTGGATTATGGTTAAAAGGTTTAAATAAAGTGATGAAGAATGTGAAAAAGAACTGATTTCCATATCTAGTAAGAACAAAATGGGAAGTTtttacctctgccaaggaggtCCTGTGACAGCTGGCATGTGCAAAAAGTTCTGATCTGATTGTAATGAaagtttcaggaaatgttgatggGCCAAGGAAGATCTGCGTAAAGTTTGGTGATAGGATTCCGTGGGACGTTGACCCTTGTTCTTCAAAAGTTCAGTGCCAAGGAGCTTTGATCATATCGTAACTTACTATGTTGTGTAGCCTTGTACACGTAGGCGTATCCTGTACTGTAGTTCTGGTGCTGATTAACTTAGGCAGGTTTTATCTCTGCCTAGATGGTTACatttctgtcagtgttttatCTCAAAATCACTCAaagttatgaatggattttattgacatttacaAAAAATGTTGATAATGAGACAAGGAACAGATGATTCAATTTCGGGGATGTTCTGAACTTTTGAATAGGGTCAATGAGCTGTTGGCAGAGGTCTGTGCTCTACCAGTCTTTTCCTGTAGTTTATTGTATTATATTCTCCACCACAGTTAAAGGCACTGTTAAATTCCCGGCTCCTCTCACCATTTCAGGTAATCGTGGTGAACGAGTCATCACAGGTGACGTGCCCCATCACCACCAAACTGGttctggatgaagatgaagaaactAAGGAGCCAGTGGTGCAGGTGCACATGAACCTTGTCACTAAACTCAAACCTCACCAGGTGGATGGTAAGGATGAATACACTCAGCTGTGCTGTGGGGCTGTGTTAAAGGAGCTGGTATCCAAGGTGGTTGcttatttgtctttttccagGTGTGCAGTTCATGTGGGACTGCTGTTGTGAATCGGTGCGGAAGATCAAGAAGTCTGCAGGCTCGGGCTGCATCCTTGCCCACTGCATGGGGCTGGGAAAAACTCTGCAAGTATGAGGAAACGCAaggagcacaaacacaattcTAACCCTGGAAGAGCAAAATAATTTAAGCTGCTCAATGGAGAAGTAGAataatttataaaaataaaaaaaaattgagcaAACTGGCAATAAAAACTttataaatcttatttttagGTGACGTGAACCAGATTCAACTTTGACTTGCTGTGTGCGGGGTCTGATGTGACTGTAGTTCCATTTCTGTCCTTTAGGTGGTGACATTTCTTCATACTTTGCTGCTTTGTGAG
This genomic stretch from Takifugu flavidus isolate HTHZ2018 chromosome 9, ASM371156v2, whole genome shotgun sequence harbors:
- the atrx gene encoding transcriptional regulator ATRX isoform X2; the protein is MSLPFTELNMDQKAQRAEEPGSSSEFMKPSCSRNKRKCATVVKHTGLDESDESAESENDGATSDNPSDGNTGSGSKGTLVMRPAGNDNKGAMKLRVDFKKKHTDDTLQKVSCTACGRQVNQFQRNSVYEHPVLKVLICKSCYKYYTSDDINRDSDGMDEQCRWCAEGGKLICCDYCNNAFCKKCILRNLGRKELSVITDENSKWHCYVCRSEPLQDLISKCSRVLRQMLEKEDSENKKLKSKPAKEHKAVVNGKEEAEGSGTMTFSYKRLHVPKELLKKVKKLVETTTGLNNTFIQFIQQATVKQDDRSIRYRHLKAFKAVLADLKKAHCSLEEALMCEFRNTEVQNGNEGQDAITQINDDVGKVKAESMEVDGETADSADAAEEMEGEQCEEPGGEPLEHLDEEKEEQQNEEEEEEKQQDEEAEQDLNDEKVADGTDTKDCQSETEVMQNPVKTEPCDDELLPAGEMSLDHDIMSVPPSVPEELFQMVESLADSTMLLQNNANSFSDSEKNADNFESNSLESQRPPPKVKNLIVKLTPVPVVTTCGSRSSRSKNREKDEETKVKKEESEEKVGASPPACRRSSRVKTTPLRKQAEHMASEESSGSEVDEKRKGKAKPSKKSGSAEKEDGSQIKTAESDSDEIPQALQEKAAAGHSTDEEQESTQAKKCLFKSNNTSTQDADKASKRKRKSESSGSDPEQKVKKVSKKKKQKDSEPSDSDLEKKPKSRASAAKKRSEGTKKKDASKEEDKNSPERRASDQKRSYEKKHRRKSSKAASKLQTSSSEDEEELQDGGDSGEDSDVQKIKPIVEENLLGGDGTFHQSSADEADDKEDISKVCEDEGDEDPENRIAKKMLLAQIKSNYSSGAESSSDDEAENEDLKSSNKVKKEDDDDDDDDSDDNEEEAEQQEAEQSESSGSDVEVKKHGRRHKLLRHKLSLSEGESGEEKSSAKEKKKGAKKSKQKEGSDKSEESEYEKSDSSEESGISEELSESENTGKHRKTRAAAKKDEEKQRSYKQKKKRRRIKVQESSSSNEKSGEEDDEQQDGDDRKGRKKIRKILKDDKLRTETRDALKEEEDRRKRIAEREELRKKLREVIVVNESSQVTCPITTKLVLDEDEETKEPVVQVHMNLVTKLKPHQVDGVQFMWDCCCESVRKIKKSAGSGCILAHCMGLGKTLQVVTFLHTLLLCEKLKFSTALVVCPLNTVLNWLNEFEKWQEGMKDEESLEVTELATVKRPQERSFALQQWHESGGVMIMGYEMYRNLTQGRNIKSKKLKETFQKTLVDPGPDLVICDEGHILKNEVSAVSKAMNSIRTRRRIVLTGTPLQNNLVEYHCMVNFIKENLLGSLKEFRNRFINPIQNGQCADSTAQDVRLMKKRAHILYEMLAGCIQRKDYTALTKFLPPKHEYVLSIRVTPLQCKLYRYYLEHFTGVGNALEGGRGRAGTKLFQDFQMLSRIWTHPWCLQLDYISKENRGFFDEDSMDEFIASETEESSMSLTSEDEKIKKKKKREKGKKKGSDDSDSDDVEVIKEWNTSSRGRNGEGRNRRASVEEAPQAPPTGSAPGSPSADWHKEFVTEADAEILEHSGKMMILFEVLRMAEEVEDKVLVFSQSLISLDLIEDFLELSCRAKDEDKISPYKGDGKWFRNIDYYRLDGSTSATTRKKWAEEFNDTSNVRGRLFLISTRAGSLGINLVAANRVIIFDASWNPSYDVQSIFRVYRFGQHKTVFVYRFLAQGTMEEKIYDRQVTKQSLSFRVVDQQQIERHFTTNELAELYTFEPDMVDDPSEKKRKAATPVLPKDPFLAEMLQNNKDQIACYHEHDSLLDHKEEEALSEEDRKAAWAEYEAEKKGLLMRNNYQTAYNPMDMGSPNFFSYNVDALVSMTNQQLESLINQGRQKVIEATNALKALPRESLEDVIAKVWKENPSLTESQVQSFALGRHATVEMEIKRRENVYRDVLSRQQGLMTVVQKLINNRKVQEQQMALANQAVYLNQLALQNGLIGAGGLSQLDLLGLYQQLHGLHGPHQGMGKNPGPSKGL